A DNA window from Deinococcus sonorensis KR-87 contains the following coding sequences:
- a CDS encoding thiolase family protein: protein MPDLQEHDVVIVSAVRSAIGSLRGGLSGVRPDDLAAQLIRAAVQRSGVAPDQIEEVILGCANQAGEDNRNVARMALLLAGLPDTIAGLTVNRLCASGLSAINTAARAIRNGDGDVYVAGGVESMTRAPLVMAKGAQGFASGNVTAYDTTLGWRFPNPAMEALFPLEAMGQTAENIVERSRAGQLAGGEITREDQDAYALESQRRVADALRAGHFREQIVPVAVPGKRGPTVFDTDEHPRVRVDGAEVTVTTDAATLAGLKPAFRAGGSVTAGNSSGLNDGAAALVLMSAKAAREQGVRPLARWVGGAAAGVDPRVMGLGPIPATRKLLARTGLSVADLDLVELNEAFAAQAVACIRELQLDPARVNVSGGAVALGHPLGMSGARLIVSLTHDLARTGGRYGLATLCVGVGQGEAALIERL, encoded by the coding sequence ATGCCAGACCTGCAAGAGCACGATGTGGTGATTGTTTCTGCCGTAAGGAGCGCGATCGGCAGCCTGCGGGGCGGCCTGAGTGGCGTCCGGCCCGACGACCTGGCCGCTCAGCTGATCCGCGCCGCCGTGCAGCGCAGCGGCGTCGCCCCGGACCAGATCGAGGAGGTGATCCTCGGCTGCGCCAACCAGGCGGGCGAGGACAACCGCAACGTGGCGCGCATGGCCCTGCTGCTGGCCGGCCTGCCCGACACCATCGCCGGCCTGACCGTCAACCGGCTGTGCGCCAGTGGGCTCAGCGCCATCAACACCGCCGCCCGCGCCATCCGCAACGGGGACGGCGACGTGTACGTGGCGGGCGGAGTGGAGAGCATGACCCGCGCCCCGCTGGTGATGGCCAAGGGCGCGCAAGGGTTCGCCAGTGGCAACGTCACCGCCTACGACACCACCCTCGGCTGGCGCTTCCCCAACCCCGCGATGGAGGCGCTGTTTCCGCTGGAGGCGATGGGGCAGACGGCCGAGAACATCGTGGAGCGCAGCCGCGCCGGGCAGCTCGCGGGCGGCGAGATCACCCGCGAGGATCAGGACGCCTACGCGCTCGAGAGCCAGCGACGCGTCGCGGACGCCCTCCGCGCCGGGCACTTCCGGGAGCAGATCGTGCCGGTGGCGGTGCCGGGCAAGCGCGGCCCCACCGTGTTCGACACGGACGAACACCCCCGGGTGCGGGTGGACGGCGCGGAGGTGACCGTCACCACCGACGCGGCGACGCTGGCCGGGCTGAAACCGGCCTTCCGGGCGGGCGGCAGCGTGACGGCCGGGAACAGCAGTGGCCTGAACGACGGGGCGGCCGCCCTGGTGCTGATGAGTGCCAAGGCCGCGCGCGAGCAGGGGGTGCGGCCGCTGGCCCGCTGGGTGGGGGGTGCGGCGGCTGGGGTGGACCCGCGCGTGATGGGGCTGGGGCCGATTCCCGCCACCCGCAAGCTGCTGGCGCGCACCGGGCTGAGTGTGGCGGACCTGGATCTGGTGGAGTTGAACGAGGCGTTCGCGGCGCAGGCGGTGGCGTGCATCCGGGAGCTGCAGCTGGACCCGGCGCGGGTGAACGTGAGTGGCGGGGCGGTGGCGCTGGGCCATCCGCTGGGCATGAGCGGGGCGCGGCTGATCGTGTCGCTGACGCATGACCTGGCCCGCACCGGGGGCCGCTATGGCCTGGCCACCCTCTGCGTCGGCGTCGGTCAGGGTGAGGCCGCCCTCATCGAGCGGCTCTGA
- a CDS encoding glycerate kinase type-2 family protein, whose product MDPLRELLRATFQAAVQASQPDRVLANLTLPEVRGRTVLVSVGKAAPGMAAAVMGQLHGPVSGVVVAPHAQATGSLPGLHVLGAGHPTPDEGSVRAGAAVLDAVRALSPDDLLLCLISGGASALLCAPAGVTLDQKADLTRQLLASGASIQQINVVRKHLSRVKGGQLARAAAPARVVSLVLSDVVGDDLSSIASGPTAPDPSSDRDALAVLEAFGLRAPEARVWLTEGAAGLHPDTPKPDDPLFERVTHRIVGRNRTALEAAAAHLQQAGWPARIWRDDVTGPAREAARQHAQLARELDPGEALLSGGETTTVVRPGAGRGGRNLEFLLALALEDTGVYALAADSDGLDGSSDAAGAILTPDTLARAARLGLDARASLDGSDAHGFFGRLGDLIRCGPTGTNVNDVRCLLRAPS is encoded by the coding sequence GTGGATCCGCTGCGCGAGCTGCTGCGGGCGACCTTTCAGGCCGCCGTGCAGGCCAGCCAGCCGGACCGGGTGCTGGCGAACCTGACGCTCCCGGAAGTGCGGGGCCGCACGGTGCTGGTCAGCGTGGGCAAGGCAGCGCCGGGCATGGCCGCCGCCGTGATGGGGCAGCTGCACGGCCCTGTCAGCGGCGTGGTGGTGGCGCCGCACGCCCAGGCCACCGGTTCGCTGCCGGGGCTGCACGTCCTCGGGGCAGGGCATCCGACGCCCGATGAGGGCAGCGTCCGGGCCGGCGCGGCGGTGCTGGACGCTGTGCGGGCACTCTCGCCGGACGACCTGCTGCTGTGCCTGATCTCCGGAGGGGCCTCGGCGCTGCTGTGTGCCCCGGCCGGCGTCACGCTGGACCAGAAGGCGGACCTGACCCGGCAGCTGCTCGCGTCCGGCGCAAGTATTCAGCAGATCAACGTGGTCCGCAAGCACCTCTCCCGCGTCAAGGGAGGGCAGCTGGCGCGGGCGGCGGCCCCAGCCCGTGTGGTCTCGCTGGTGCTGTCGGATGTGGTGGGCGACGATCTGTCGAGCATCGCCAGCGGCCCCACCGCGCCGGACCCCAGCAGCGACCGGGACGCCCTGGCAGTGCTGGAGGCCTTTGGGCTGCGGGCGCCGGAAGCCCGGGTCTGGCTGACCGAGGGGGCGGCCGGGCTGCACCCCGACACGCCCAAGCCGGACGACCCTCTATTTGAGCGGGTCACGCACCGGATCGTGGGGCGAAACCGCACGGCGCTGGAGGCGGCCGCAGCCCACCTGCAGCAGGCCGGATGGCCGGCCCGCATCTGGCGGGACGACGTGACCGGTCCGGCCCGGGAGGCAGCCCGGCAGCACGCCCAGCTGGCGAGGGAACTGGACCCCGGCGAGGCGCTGCTGAGCGGCGGCGAAACCACCACCGTGGTGCGACCCGGCGCAGGGCGCGGCGGACGGAACCTGGAATTTCTGCTGGCACTGGCGCTGGAGGATACCGGGGTGTACGCGCTGGCCGCCGACTCGGACGGCCTTGACGGCAGCAGCGACGCGGCCGGAGCAATCCTGACCCCCGACACCCTGGCCCGCGCGGCGCGGCTGGGCCTGGACGCCCGCGCGTCTCTGGACGGCAGCGACGCGCACGGCTTCTTCGGGCGGCTGGGCGACCTGATCCGCTGCGGCCCGACTGGCACCAACGTCAACGATGTGCGCTGCCTGCTGCGCGCGCCCAGCTGA